In Sparus aurata chromosome 24, fSpaAur1.1, whole genome shotgun sequence, the genomic stretch CGTGGTATGGCTGTCATGGTATTCAGAGGTTTTCTTATTGATGACATTGTACCCTGCAAGATCTACAGGCCAGCATTCCTCTCTGGCAGGTCCCAAATGTCTGCAGGTGAAGTTAGGGAGACCCAGGCCATAGCATGTCTCAGGGTGCATGTGGAGCGCCTCATTCGCCGGGTCAAGGAGCACAAATTCTTTGACTCGGAAATTCCGCTTCGGCTTTTTGGGAGCATCAACCAACTCTACACTGTGGCCTGTCTCCTCACAAATTTTGAAAATGGCCCACTGGTAAAGGCTTGGGCAAAGAAGCCTGAGGTCTGAGTAACCACAACAAAGTCCCCATTTTTTGAGGAAGGACTTTTTGAAAACACGTGTGTATAAGTTCATACAAACATGCAACTACACACTTAATCTCATTTATATACAAAGTGCTCTGTAAATAAAGTCTGAATGATAAATATACAGTGTGACTGCCTTTGGTGTGCACATCAAGCTTTCAGTTAGACGACCTTCATCATGGCATTGCACATAACATACAGTGTGTATGTTATGTGCAATGACCTGATGGAATGTTGTCTGTCCGAAAGCTTGGTGAATATAAAAGAGTTGCTTGGATCTAAGTGTGCATTAAACcagtttttatttgtacttttaagAAATCTAAATCCcttttaaaaatacttaaaattgGAGCAGTAGTCTGCATTCATCTGTCCACTTTCCCAACCCCTTTCTTCCTTTATCTTATCAGTGTTTATagttactagtgcagtgcccgtaagaaaaatgtattcctataaaaaaagtgggaggttaagtaactttttcatggatggccaaatgaggctgtgtttgaaggtgggatgtcagggatatttaggtttgttgtgaaatccgatattccagggtataattggctgtttttgactatttttgattttgccattatatttcaccttaaaaactatttacttggtgtcattattttcagcacaacctcacatgtgactgtacagttattttttaaatttgacatactgtattaacacaatggacctaaaatcacaaaaaaaacataaaatctgagtagaaaaagttagatttttttactgtgaaaaccacaaatatgtttaacaaaccatttttacttgtaatgcaaatataaattgttgtttgctaaatttgtgcatacattttaaacatttacaaagttatatgtaactatttacatttaaatgcaggcaatgctcaggtctgcctgagctccttccagctgaatgaagagctgcactgcctgctcaacattcagcatcttctcattgttctgactcattaaacaaaaaaccgactccactacacaacacattaactacacactccaaacacgctaaatgtcacaaatctctcaactctcaaaatcACTGCCTATACACTGACCGTCGttcggcctgtcaatcatccgtgGGCTTCAGCTCtacagtgattggctctggtgcgcacgtggccacggtgtgcaatgattggctctggtgcgcacgtgactgtggtggctctggtggacaatgctcggtggaatttgaaaagcatttatgaaataatttagtcacggtatcattgcagtccaagcaaatgcttagatgcacaccactgaaccacgcagcagccatgttgaaagtctcaggtcagtgtgatcctgatccgcagagatatttgacagatacacacacacacagacagagattccgtgcttttatagaAAGATATGAAATCTGTTTGCATACAGTTCAAGCCTTTGAATGCTACCTTATTAAAATGCTTGTTGTGTCAATTCAAGTAGTGCTCTGCTTTGGTCActcattttttaattcctgtcAGTTACCTTTTTAAAACTTATTACTTAAGCTGTACAGAACATCAAAATGCTTCGATCCAAATCATTTAGTCTTACATGTAGCCAAAACATTACATCACAAACATAATGCAGCAACATTTCACTGAATTTCTTTTGTATCCATCACAGTAACTATAAATACACATACATTGCCATCAACTCACTAATTGCTCAAGCAGGCAttgaggtaaaaataaaaataaaaacgatCAACTTTTTCTTTGATGGTTTCAATGACTTCCATGTCACGGGGAACCCTCTGAATAAACATGTCATCTTCTGTGTAAATGACAAAGTCACACCAGTCACAGCTAGAAACCAACATTTGTCCCTGGATTTGCCAGTAGTACGCATGGGATTGCCTCAGTGTGTGTctactagggctgggcgatatatcgatataaaacttatatcgatatatttttgaaatgtgatatggaattagaccatattgcatacatcgatatagttcaaatttgcactgtgatccttgctccgggcaaactgctgacccggagctctctgcactgctcccccgcccctcctccttcatgcatagagaggggaggggctggaacagacactccggcactcttcaacaaacactttggtggccgccgttgccccacactttggccttgatagcccgtgaaaaaatatcatcgcacggccaacggtcagcgtagcgggcttgcctttaattacagccacctgagtgcacagtagtcactcacagtaacttcagtgagtccgcggttcgcgcaggtggagtctcatcatcacaatgatctcacgtgaaagcctctcagacagcagcagcttctcaaaacagaagaacgaaactaaCAGCAAAgagagcgagctcagccggttttgacatgatacgtaactgatgtatgtggtaggatttagtccggtaaagttggaaatatattcacagattcgaacttcccggatcaataactcataagggaaaccttgttaaaacacaactgacggctctttcctaccgtagtacggtagacaacgagctacaaccgtattttcatctaaacaagcgtctggacattaactctggtctgtatggtcagccgtctgtgagacgagggcacagggaccgtctacacagtgcaacactgaaaagagaaactacaaaaatttgttattttatttaaaaaatgttttaatacataatccatgtcttattataaattaggatgttatgatatcagtctgaaaggtaaatcaacaaattttactcagtggcctttgtggccctgacaaaaaaaaaagtgaaagccaaatggacttgcccctaaaaagacgaaattcccacccacatgtcatatttggctttgattttgactgaacatttgctctcactttgcataaaaatatcgggatatatatcgtatatcgatattcagcctaaatatatcgggatatgactattagtccatatcgcccagccctagtgtCTACCCTCCCTGATAGTAATGTAAGGGCAGTCCACATAGCTCTGCACATTTGGGCATTTGATTTCCAGCAGGCCAAACACTGGCTGCCCCTCAGGATCGTACACGATCCCATCAGGTGATGACCCCATCCATGGGGCATCAGGGTGAATCAGGAACCCACAGGGGTAGTGATTGACCTCCCTTACCCCGCAGTACTCCTCTACTGCTATAGGCTCCAGGTCAAGCCCCCGCCGCATGTCAGCAGTCTGACTGGATGGTCTCAGAAGCCTTTTGGCGAGGTTTTCAGCAGAGCTTTCCCCCCTAGAATGACAGACCTCTCTAAATTTTGTGGAGGTAATGCGGCACCTCCTTAGTTGGTGCCACTCAGCACTGGAACTCTGCTCTCGTGTGCTGCTCTCAATTTTGTGTGCTGTCACCAAAGATGTTTCAAGGGACGCCATATGATGGTGTTGATGTTCAGAGCAGACGAATGCACAAGTAGAGGGTCCCAGCCTGTAACCAGGGAGTGGCAGCTGTGGGGGAGAAGGGGCAACTGTATGTGGACGGGTCCTGCGGACTGTCCTTGTTGGCAGCTGGTAGGACAGCACACTTCCCTCTTGCACCTGACCAAACTTGGATCCAACCAGAGGTACATCACTGGAAATGGCCATCGTTGTGATCATGGGAGCTTCATCAGCAGTGAGTCCATGATACACGTCCTGAACTTTCAGCGTGGAGATGTCTGGCAGAGTGCAGTTGACACCTTTATACAAGTTgcttctgtgaaaaaaaacaaaaacacaaacaagtcatGTCATAAATAAGAAAGACGTGCAAAAGTATGTGTGCAGGCATACACATATGTATGTAACTAAATGAGTTTTGTgcatgtgacagtgtgtgtgcttgtgagtTGCTTGTATAAaggaggttgtgtgtgtgtccatgtaaGTAAGTAAATGTGTGCAAAGGTGGGGGTGGTggtacatacatatatatttgtatatacgTGTGCGTTTAAGCAGGTATgtgcttctctgtgtgtgcaaatgtgtaaGTGTatgtattctgtgtgtgtgtgtgtagtattaATAGTAACGCATACCTGATTCCTTCAACAAGCTTCCTCTCCTTTGGTTTGGCTGACAAGATGACCATGTCATTAACTGGACCAGGTTTAATGCCCTGCATCCAATCAAAAACGCGTTTCTATAAACATTGAACCGATATCCATACATAAAGAGTCATTAAAAGGTTGGTTACCATGGTCCTTGGTTTGTGCCACTTCTGTTCAGTCTCTTTACAGCTGAACACTGGGGGAACAGATGTAAGCCTCAGCTGGCAGTAGTGGGCCGTCTGGTACAGTAGAGCTGCCACATGGCTGCACAAGGCTGAACCTGCCACACAGGTGCACTGGCATCTCTGCAACTCGACTGGTTTTGAATCCCTTAGCACAATCTGTTTACAATAGCAAATGTTAGTAAGAGAACAAAATGTACTGGCTGCAAGTCTAATAATAGAAAGACAACATTAAATTAGTGAACTTCTGTTAGTAAACTTAAAAACTGTGCAAAGTGAAACAGGAAAAAgtgttataaaaacacaatttatttgTAGTTAACCATGTAAAATAGATGTGTGTAATCTCACTTTacttatttaaaagaaaagtacaaaataGACGTTTAATTGAAATTATAAGAACTCAGAGCACATGTTTCTGTGAGAGCCATTAATTTTACATTCTTTTTGAATATGACACCGCGGGTACCTTAGGACATAATTCAGTGATTTATTCGTTATTCGCAGCAATAACATGACTAACAGAAACTTGATTTGACAACAGAAACCTGTTTCTTAGTCTGAACTGAACCTGTAGAATGACTTTCCCTTACACTCAGACAGTGAGGCTTCTGGCTTTTCTTCATGGACCTGTAGCACTCAGCCCTAACTGCGACCTCTCCTGCCTCCTTGTTTGAAACTGAGATTAACATTAGGGTTAGGATAATACAtcgcacaaacaaacagttaatGACGCTAACCTACCActctgctaacattagctatagATGGAAAATAAACGTTGCTTCGTCACTGAGCTAACTTTGGCTAGTTAAGGGCTAGCATGTATCAGAGTCGGTTTGGTGAACTGTTAACTTACCTTCGTAGTTGTTAATATAACTGGACACGTACAATTTGAACCCTTTATCCTTTTTAGACGTGGGTGTCTTCGACGTTGTCTGAATGATCCGAATAACATCGTTCACCGTTACCGCCGGCAGATCCTGCAGCGACCGGGTGAAGAACGCCATTGCTAACACTGTAAACTGTGCGCCGGAAGTAGTTCGGCTGGCTGAAAAACCCGGAAGTGCCAGACCGGAAGTCCGCGGCATATAGGCTATTCaaaccatagacatatatacatatatatatgtatatatgtctatgatTCAAACGAATAAtgagaaataacagaaaaggtgaAGATTGTGGGAGTTAATTATTGAACAACGGACTTCGAAACGATGGTGGATTTTAGTGTAACACTCTGTTCATTCACAAAATTTTCTATGAGTTTATAAAGTAAAAGTCACAGCTTTAtagacaccaactctgatctttgTGACTCCAGCTGTGTGCAGAGATTTCAGCCTACTTGTATGTAGAGGGGGACGTCTGCGGGTTTTCCTCTGATCCTCTCTCGTTTCAGCTGTAGATGCAACAGCTGTTTGGCCGCAGGCCGATGACGGTGGGATTCCCcgtgacgtcactctcctgcccAACGGGATTCCGTTTGAGTGCGTGGCGGGCTGTCTGGCTCGGCTGGATGTCGAATTCTCTGGTCCGCTGGATGTGCTGTTCCGGCTTCTTGAACAGTTCGATTTCTGTACCGGACTTTTGATGCGTGATCAGCGTAGTCAGAGTCTCTTTGGAGTGGTGAAGATTTAGCTTTGACTTATTAACGGATTTcttgtttaaaaataactgaaggaTGAAACGTTGGCCGGCGAATCTTCCTTAGTCACTAAATTCAAGAATAGACAAAAATGGCTTCTTCTGAATGTGAATACGATACAGTAATATATAAAACGAAAGAAAGTAATTTCGCCCTTGCCTacgttttcaaaacaaaagttttctCAAAAGCGACAATAATCACTTGGAAGAATATGCAACCAGTGTTTCagattcttattcttattcttattcacTTATTCAGGTATTAATTCAGAAATGTATAACTTAGGTTAGGATTACATCAGGAAGATTACAAACATATCAAAACGTAGGTCTGGTCCAGCtgttgaaaaatatatcattaaggCAAAGGTTAGACTATGGCTTGGTATCTTTCTTGGATTAGGAAAGAGATCAGGACTCTTTTCACTTCTGCTGGTATGGAAATGTTTATGGCTTTCTTTTACGATCCTTGATTTCACGGTGACATGGGACAGTCAGATGCTGGTGGTTATCTTTGACGTATGGCTCTTGTCCTTCTAACCGGAAATTGGGTGAAGGGATTGTTAGTCCACAGATAGGCTTTTGTTGGGAAGTCACAGTTTATAATATAAGAGATGATTTTGTCATGAggttgagaggggagagaattAGAAAAGGGGAAGTGTAGTGTCAAACTACTTGTCTAAAATTTACAATTATCTGACTTATCAACTATAAAACACTCACAGATGGAGTCCTAAATCAAGGATGAAACAGCTGGTCTTCAGGTCAAAggtatttatttcacacagcaggataCATGCAGTGAGCTCTCCCGGGATGAACTGAACTCTCTGTCTGATGGTCCAACTTATATACTATTCCGATCTGGGGGTTTCCACGCCCCTGGATCCTCCTTCTTTTAGGCCTGATCAATATCCTCATCCTCGATTATCTTCCATTTTTAGATTATACCGGTGTATTTCCCTCCAAATAAGGCCTTAAAAAT encodes the following:
- the LOC115576848 gene encoding uncharacterized protein LOC115576848 isoform X2; the encoded protein is MLFGSFRQRRRHPRLKRIKGSNCTCPVILTTTKIVLRDSKPVELQRCQCTCVAGSALCSHVAALLYQTAHYCQLRLTSVPPVFSCKETEQKWHKPRTMGIKPGPVNDMVILSAKPKERKLVEGIRSNLYKGVNCTLPDISTLKVQDVYHGLTADEAPMITTMAISSDVPLVGSKFGQVQEGSVLSYQLPTRTVRRTRPHTVAPSPPQLPLPGYRLGPSTCAFVCSEHQHHHMASLETSLVTAHKIESSTREQSSSAEWHQLRRCRITSTKFREVCHSRGESSAENLAKRLLRPSSQTADMRRGLDLEPIAVEEYCGVREVNHYPCGFLIHPDAPWMGSSPDGIVYDPEGQPVFGLLEIKCPNVQSYVDCPYITIREGRH
- the LOC115576848 gene encoding uncharacterized protein LOC115576848 isoform X1, which codes for MAFFTRSLQDLPAVTVNDVIRIIQTTSKTPTSKKDKGFKLYVSSYINNYEVSNKEAGEVAVRAECYRSMKKSQKPHCLSIVLRDSKPVELQRCQCTCVAGSALCSHVAALLYQTAHYCQLRLTSVPPVFSCKETEQKWHKPRTMGIKPGPVNDMVILSAKPKERKLVEGIRSNLYKGVNCTLPDISTLKVQDVYHGLTADEAPMITTMAISSDVPLVGSKFGQVQEGSVLSYQLPTRTVRRTRPHTVAPSPPQLPLPGYRLGPSTCAFVCSEHQHHHMASLETSLVTAHKIESSTREQSSSAEWHQLRRCRITSTKFREVCHSRGESSAENLAKRLLRPSSQTADMRRGLDLEPIAVEEYCGVREVNHYPCGFLIHPDAPWMGSSPDGIVYDPEGQPVFGLLEIKCPNVQSYVDCPYITIREGRH